CCGCAATCCCATTAGTGTAAGTTGTATGtaacaattatttgaattaactaaatgtaaggacacgattcgtaacgaaccgtaacagtgttgggttcgtacgtaaaaaggcccatacaatatcatttgtagagcgtgggtttggaaggctaggccttggtcaccaggcggtgggtttttcgcagTATTCATATatggttaagttgtcttcacccctggagtctttctcctggaggtgggctgggaggctctaatttttggccatttttcccagcccctttttcggtgcacctaccttttcattatatagtccttcttggttgatcctagtcctccacttgttggtcaggcaggtgcttatttttgtatccatcccatcaaccgtcccctcttactttcttctagttgcgaagatcgaagttacaccgtccaaacgtcttttctcattaaccggATCTGGAcgttggcaggtgcatttaatgcggaggggacgcactttccttgatccaattttaCACCCTGCTCCCCtgtgggccccattccactcacatccccttcagggggctgtttgggggtAGCCCTCACCAAGACGTTGATCTTCCCATTGAAgttctggaatgccgaggacagggtagtttctcagccgttccccttgacaccccggccatcgatcattcgtcctcggcaaaagACCTCCTCGAcatgggccctgggcccagatagagtttgggccggattgtaaaCTTCCCGGACCCACACTAAATATTCATAAATTATATAATGAATGCTCAGAGCCTTATAGCTCAATGATATTGTGTGGTGTTTTTAACATAGACATctaagattttttctttttttcttttttctttttaggagagtttcaatctatgacgttagtttttaatgaataaaacttaaatacaatACTTTAAGTATTATTCCTTAAGTTCTCCTTTTAAATTTCAACCATCTATCTAATTTAACAACTCAGGCAAACGATGTTAAAAtaccatttctttctttttcttttactataCCACAAGACAACCCCATGGCTTTAAATCTCTGTCTTTAGGACTTGATCTTTTCCTTTTGCTAAAGAAGAACTTTAGAGATCTTAATGAGTGAATCCTATATCTGTTGTGTATCATCATCAAAAGGCCAACAAAAAGCCAactaaaatttatacaaaaaaactACAACGACAAAAaactctcattttctctctctctctctcgtgacTTCCCTAAAAGCCTAAATCTCCAAAATTAAGGAACAGAACTTGCAAAATCTCTTCAAACCCACACCCAATCCTTCTCCAAGTAATCTaaattcctttttattttccaaactCCCACCTTTTCATCTGCATCTTCTCCTTCTTATGccttaccttcttcttcttatgcATCATCCACTGGCCCTTCTTACCCTTTGTCGATTTTCCAGAATCCAAATTGGTTCAAATCGAGGGTGCGAAATAGGAAAGATCTTATGTCATGGGGTTCTTCATTCTCTCATGTAtatgaggggggggggggggaagagatGGTATTTTAAGTTTAACACCGTTTATCTGAGTTATTAAACTAGACAAGTGGTTCAAATTTAAGAGGAGAATTTAAAGAACAGTATGTAAGATagtgtatctaagttttgctctaaatatatatatacacacataatTAGATTGGACTTTGTCAAATTAATTCCATGTATATAGCTCATGCAATCCAAACTAAATGGTTGTAGTTCCACCTTAATCCTGATCACAGGATGTGTTTCCAAGAATCAAAACAGAAACCCCTTccccacttaaaaaaaaaaagaaggcgaaaacactattttaatccctacattttggcttcaaaaaaaaaaaaatccctacattttggagtcatagtcaatttggtccttacatttttgTAGCAATCAATTTAGCTCCTAATATTTTCAACTTGAACTCAATTTGGTCACTGCCGTTAACTCACTAACAGAAAATGCCAATGTGGCAAACGGTGTGTACAGTTGACATACTTAAAGCTTAGGTGGcaactaaattaataatataaaatgacacatcaacatataagtaaacaaaataatttatcaatttaaagaaatttaaaaaattaaaagaaaaaacatgaatttagattTGCTCCTGAACATGAACACCCAGAGCCCAGAAAAATTAAATCCACGAATCTCAGCTCTTCAATCCGTGTTGGAAAGGAAATAGAAGCCTAAAAAGAAGGCGAAGAGGAgtagatgaagatgaagatcaaGGTGAAGGTTTGTGGGTTAATTTGGTCCGAATTGCATGGAACTGCGACCTAAATGTTGGGTTCTTGCATACATCATTCTGCACCACCAACCAGCCacatttaatataatttcaccccttaaaaaagtaaaacaaaaaagccCAGCACGTtactattaaaatttaaaacattggGTTTATATTATCAAACACTTGAACTAATGGATCTCAACCAtccaaacaaattcaaattgcATACACttaaaaacccacaaacaaatattcaaaaaattttattgaatccCCCTATTTTCGCATTATTATTAGCAAAATATAAAAGACCTTGTGTTTGAAGAGTTTGatttaacactttttttttatataaatttttttaatgttttggttTGTGGGAGAGAGTAACAGTTTCGAATTTTCAATACAAGGAGAGAGCATGAGTGGGTAGAAATAGATTTTAACTGAAGAGTTTGGAGTCAAGAGGTTTTAAGAAGTTGTAAGATCACCTTGTTCTTCATCTTCGTCTATTCTTTCTtcgccttcttcttcttttagaCTTCAGCTTCCAACTTGAATTAAAGAGATGAGATTTGtggatttgatttgggtttaattttttttgggttttgactGTGTTCATGTTCAACAATAGATCTGAAttcatgttttttcttttaatttttttaatttcctttaattgataaattattatttttgctcATATGTTGATGtgtcattttatattattattttagttgccACCTAAGCTTTAAGTATGTCAACCGTACATACCGTTTGCCACGTATGCATTTACcgttagtgagttaacggtagggaccaaattgagtgCAAGTTGAAAATATCAAGGATCAAATTGATTGCTACCAAAATATATGAACCAAATTGATTATGACTTCAAAATGTAAGAAtcaaaatagtgttttcgctataaaaaaaatttaaaaaaaaaaaaaaaaaaaaagaaaggaataagaagaaggaaatgtatgcttttcattttaaaattcaataccataaaaaatttcccttCCCTTTAGTTACATATTAAAGATTAGACTAAAATGTAAAACTCATCCTTTAAGTTTCaccatttttcatttcagtcctctaagtttacattttgtcatttcagtcctttaaatTTCAGTCATTCTCAATTCAGTACTCTATTAAGAATCCGTTAATTGCTGCCGTTaacttatttaatatttatttcttaattaaaaaaaatgttaactaaaaataatcaaaaattaaataccTTAAACAAGGTCGCTCCCCACGTTATGTTttctcatctatatatatatatatatatatataaaaccgaagtctttgctggcaccacaattttccacgtcagcacaatatttaaaaaataaaaaataaataaaaattataatttctcaaaaccctagcaaccttacccctctctcaagttaagaaatataaagtcacggtttctgcaaactgtCTCTCTCTGCGGACGTAGGAaaccctaaagcattcaagatctataATGCACGGTacagattttagcttataaagttcagcttttgtaaggttagttttgtttatatattaattaatacatagtactttgttcaccattgaatactcatataatcaatttccaattcagtgttcaagaattaaaccaaaattctaactgcgctatcataaaatattattattagtatgaattttatggagttgcggtgttcaagaattaaaccaaaattcttttaaattatctataatattttgtcctctgaaaattttatctctttgattttattatattgtgtttcttaagctatagagagatttttttttgtttctgcaaactctctctctctccagatgtaggaagccctaaacgcacggtatagcattcaagatctacaactcacggtatagattttagcttataaagttcagcttttgtaaggttagtttgtttatatatttagtccttacgtttaggtttaggtttaggttttaagagatttatatattactactatgtggctaaatttcccgtgacatcagttttatgtttttaaccaaatacatcaggaaagcaagagaaggcacataaatatttagtccttacgtttaggtttaggttttaagagatttatatattactactatgtggctgaatttcccgtgacatcagttttatgttttttttttttttttaatttgttttatgtaaggttagtttgtttacatcagttctttatctcaaatataaggcttttatttctaccgcaaaaactatttaggtatgtatcccttacaagcacacatgaacttaaattgtcttttaatatatgcatgctttattattttctaataattttcccgtgcatcgcacgggttagcgactagtaaaataaaatgatggatttgtcaTTATCTGTCATGAAAGGAAAggcaaaatttaaaataaataaattttggaaaataatgaAATGACATTGCAAATCCCTGGAATCACTCGATGGCTTGTTCGGTGTGGAAGGTGTCGTTTTTTACTTTGATGCCTTGGCAGATGACGCAAGTGTTCTTGTCCACGAAAACTACCGGCGGAGGATGCGTAGCCGCGGCGACGTATTGCCGAGTCTGAGtccatgaagaagaagaagaagaagctctAGAGATCGAGCCAATCAGCTTGGTGAAGACTTGGCGACCCATCTAATTCTAATCtttctttcacattttttttttatagcaaagATTCCATTTGTGTCTAGTGTCTGTCTTGCCTTCCTCTGCTACTgctagctctctttctttcctaATATTTTGGTGGGTGGGGTTTCAATCTTGTGTTCTTCAGAAGTGGGGAGTgacgttaatttttttttttttaattaacatttttttaaaaaattaagaaataaataaatattaaatattacatattaaataaatttgggtAAGTTAACTGTAGCAATTGATAGATTGTTAATGGAAGACCAAATTGAGAAagattgaaacttaaaaaattgaaatgaaaaaatacaaatttaaaggactgaaatgaaaaatgatgaaacttaaaaagtaagttttacattttagcctaaagattatttttcctctctctcaactattatttttatttttattttacgtCCACTTAGTGTTCATTtgcctttaaattttttgtttaacttttaacaattatatacaactttttaattgttcattttttttttcaaagtttaaatatattttaacacatttttaataaaaataatgactaTAAAGCTAAATAAATTGATACCAAACGCATTATATTAGTGTTTGATTGTTAATATTGCTACTTACTAAAATGATTAATATCATTGTTAATggacaaattattttaattttatgaatatgtaGGATTATATGACTCATTTCTATAGAGAAAATATAGTCCAATAATTCCGTAAAATTATATTCTCTTGCATGTTTCGAcaggggtttttattttattttttgaggaatTTTTGGACAGGGTTTTTAGGGCCGAGTATTTAGGATAGCCCAAACAAAGGTCGGAGACTCCATGTCCCAGTCTAGTCCTAGGACATCTGATCCGACCCAgcctccaaaatccaaaccatGCCCCACCCCACCACATGATTCCTTATCTTTAACCAAAatcccccaaaaataaaataaagataataataatggaaTCTTTGTTATCTTCAACACGTGTACTGAAATCCCATAGAGAATCTGTGTTGGATAATACAGTTGGAGTTTCAAGGTGTCTCAACTCTCAAACCCAGTAATACATTGAACAATCCTTAATTCATAAAGTGGTTTCATCTTGGACATAACAATATTTcaggtatttttttttgctctcttctctttagttttttcttcaaaatgttAATTAGTCCTTGAGCTTGGCTGAACCACACCAAgaacaaaaaacacacacacacacaaaaaaagagttGTCAATGACAAAAATTTCCACTGATTTTTGGCCTCAGACCCTGCCTTTCATCATCCCACTGAAACCCACCTCACATTCACATCAAAGCAGCgtttttgtgagttgtggagTCCCTAACCCCAATGACAACAGTAACAGCTCCAGAAACCCACCAAAGGTCTGGGTTTCTGCTAAAACAAGGCCAACCCATTTGCAAAATGTTGATTTCAAAGAGTCCCATTTGATGAAAGTACTCAATAGGTCCTGCAAAGCAGGCAAGTACAAAGAGTCACTCTACTTTCTTGAGTGCTTGGTTAACAAGGGTTACAAACCTGATGTTATACTTTGTACAAAGCTCATTAAAGGCTTcttcaattatagaaatatccCAAAAGCCATAAGGGTTATGCAAATCTTGGAAGAACATGGTGAACCAGATGTTTTTTCTTATAATGCATTGATTAGTGGGTTTTGTAAGGCTAATCAGATTGTATCTGCAAACAAAGTGCTCGATAGAATGAAACGTAGGGGATTTTTGCCTGATGTTGTTACCTATAATATAATGATCGGGAGTCTTTGTAGTAGGGGAAAGCTTGACTCAGCTTTGAAGGTTTTGGATCAGTTAATGAAAGATAAATGTGAGCCAACTGTGATTACTTACACAATTCTGATTGAGGCAACCATCCTTGAGGGTGGGATTGATGAAGCTATGAAGCTTTTGGATGAGATGCTATTGAGAAGGCTTCGACCTGACATGTATACTTACAATGCAGTCATTAGGGGGATGTGCAAGGAAGGTATGGTGGATCGTGCTTTTGAGTTTGTTCGGAGTTTAAAATCCAAGGGTTGTGAGCCTGATGTGGTCTCATACAATATTTTGTTAAGGGTACTTTTGAATCTCGGGAAATGGGATGAAGGAGAGAAACTACTTGCTGAGATGTATTCAAGAGGTTGTGAGCCGAATGTTGTTACTTACAGCATTCTAATTAGCTCACTTTGTCGTGATGGGAAAGTTGAGGACGCTGTAAATGTGTTGAAGGTCATGAAGGAAAAGGGGTTAAGACCAGATGCTTATAGTTATGATCCGTTGGTGTCTGCATTCTGCAAAGAAGGGAGATTGGATTTGGCTATTGAATTCTTGGACCTCATGATCACTGATGGTTGCTTGCCAGATATTGTGAACTACAACACAATCTTAGCCACTTTATGTAAGAATGGAAATGCTGACCTGGCTTTGGAAATCTTTGAGAAGCTAGGGGAAGTAGGTTGTCCTCCCGATGTGAGTTCTTACAACACAATGTTCAGTGCACTATGGAATTGTGGGGACAGAGCTAGGGCTCTGGGAATGATATCGGGGATGGTGAACAAAGGGATTGATCCTGACGAGATCACTTACAATTCACTTATATCGTGTTTGTGCAGAGATGGGATGGTAGATGAAGCAATTGGGTTGTTGGTGGATATGGAAAGCAGTGGGTTCAAGCCGACAGTTATCAGTTATAACATTGTTATTCTTGGATTGTGTAAAGCTCATAGAACTGGTGATGCCATTGAAGTGCTCGCAGCAATGGTTGAAAAGGGATGCCAGCCGAATGAAACTACTTACATTATGTTGGTTGAAGGGATTGGTTTTGCGGGATGGCAAGTTGAAGCTGTGGGTTTGGCTAATTCCCTTATCAGTTTGAACGCTATATCTGAAGATTCATTGAAACGGTTGAACAAGACCTTTCCCATGTTTGATGTTTACAAAGAGCTCACCTTGTCTGACATTAAGAATTAGCTTCCGCAGATCTACTTTGCATATGGTCCAATCTCATTAATAGGGCTTTGTGAATGGGATCTACTTTCCCATGGTTATTTTCTCTGTTGTATTATTTTTTCAGATAGACAATCATGAAAGGCGAAGAAACAAATTTATGTCAATGGGGCATACTGATAGCAAAAATACTGAATGTTAAACTCATTCATATGAAGAGTCAGCCTGACAAATTGAGTTCTAACTGGCCAGTTGACATAATGAGAAATGGAGTTAAAGGTGAAGTAGACTTTCAAAGGAAgcaaaaaggaaggaagaaaaTTGGATAAGGATATTTTCAGAATAAGCAGAAAGACTATTGACTTAAAAGTTTGGCATATTTGACAGGCAAATCGCCACATAAGTTCAATTTTGGAGGCAGCACTGATAGACAGCTTTACAAGATGACACGGGAGAAGAATGATGATGTATATCGTATTTTAATGTGTTACAATTTCTATTTATGTACTTTTTGTGAATCTTATGAAGTACTTTGCATTGTCTTCTGAATCTGTAATCAAATATTCCAGAGCTGATTGCATGAAGTATTTAATTCACGGGTGCTGACCCGccaaaactctattttactCATTATTCAATCTTTTCCTTTCTAAACTACCAACCGAGCACATGGATTAAAAAACTTCAGTGATGCTGCCGACAATTTCGGTTTATGTGAATGAGAAGCCAAACTGAGATGATCTAGATCCTGGGTACAACccccatttcttttttattatttggctcaattatttgataaaattgttgaaattttgcTTATTTTCGTACCATCTCATATCTTGAAAGGTGACAGATTATTTGTTCATAGAACTTGGTAACAATCTGGGGTGACAGGTTAAAGAACATTTCTTGCTTGTTATATAAAGTGCACTATTTCAGGTTCAGCAAAGTAAaatttttcctataaaagtTTGCAAACATGAAACCCAACAGAAGTGCAGCCTCAATCCTCTTAATTTTGATTAGTGTATAAGTGAGACACTGGTTTTAAATCCGTAATTCCAATGCAGATTGCAGTTGCCATAACCTTTTTCCTCTTGAAGCACAAAACTTCACATTGTTAATCTTTAAgcaaggaagaaagaaaattacTACGAAGTCTCATCTCTTGATAGAAAAGGAGCTAGTAGCACGAGTTTATGGAGCTAAGAGCATTAACATCAAGTATGCCAACAGccaattgttaaatttttaacatttgatacaccaaacaccaaaatccTTGCTTCATGAGATGTGCCAAATGCTATAAGAAATGGCATGGTGCTACAATACAATTCTAAAATTGCCACAGTACGGTtccaaatgctaaaaaaaaaaagttttttattctttttctctctcatctctctaaGTTTTCCTTCTCTCacgttctttcttcttttcacacctactctctctttcttcttccttctcttctcAGGCTTCTCAGACccactctctctttttctttcttctttcttcctcagaCCTCCGTCTCTCTTTATCTTTATTCTCCctctcttcttgcaaatcaAACTTTGTCGTGGggatttgccttttttttttttttaatttgatggtgttggatttgaaatttgttgGAGGATTCCGGCGGTGGTGGCTGTGAGTTTGTGACattggtggttgtgggtttgtggcattggtggttgtgggtttgttgtGGTTACAGGTTTGGTAATGGGTTTGTGCCGGTGGTGGCTGTTGGTTTCGTAATGGGTTTGTGCCGTTGGTGGTATGGTTGCGGCAGTGGTTGTTGCTTGTGGCCATAGCCCACTAGTTATGTACTTGTGTTATGAATTGGggagttaatatattattttaatgtattgtaaatattattttaatgtatagaattgaagaatagaACATGTGATGgaggaggtattgtaaaataatgtactaaaataataaagtaggctttttgatgtg
This genomic stretch from Quercus lobata isolate SW786 chromosome 3, ValleyOak3.0 Primary Assembly, whole genome shotgun sequence harbors:
- the LOC115981535 gene encoding pentatricopeptide repeat-containing protein At3g04760, chloroplastic, which encodes MTKISTDFWPQTLPFIIPLKPTSHSHQSSVFVSCGVPNPNDNSNSSRNPPKVWVSAKTRPTHLQNVDFKESHLMKVLNRSCKAGKYKESLYFLECLVNKGYKPDVILCTKLIKGFFNYRNIPKAIRVMQILEEHGEPDVFSYNALISGFCKANQIVSANKVLDRMKRRGFLPDVVTYNIMIGSLCSRGKLDSALKVLDQLMKDKCEPTVITYTILIEATILEGGIDEAMKLLDEMLLRRLRPDMYTYNAVIRGMCKEGMVDRAFEFVRSLKSKGCEPDVVSYNILLRVLLNLGKWDEGEKLLAEMYSRGCEPNVVTYSILISSLCRDGKVEDAVNVLKVMKEKGLRPDAYSYDPLVSAFCKEGRLDLAIEFLDLMITDGCLPDIVNYNTILATLCKNGNADLALEIFEKLGEVGCPPDVSSYNTMFSALWNCGDRARALGMISGMVNKGIDPDEITYNSLISCLCRDGMVDEAIGLLVDMESSGFKPTVISYNIVILGLCKAHRTGDAIEVLAAMVEKGCQPNETTYIMLVEGIGFAGWQVEAVGLANSLISLNAISEDSLKRLNKTFPMFDVYKELTLSDIKN